A single genomic interval of Oceanithermus profundus DSM 14977 harbors:
- a CDS encoding class I SAM-dependent rRNA methyltransferase — MHAPILRLDPSLETALASGHPWIYRNHLPPHRLETGDWVRLVAGRAEAVGVYDAAGQVAVRLFARERVPAAADLAARVEEARALRRRWVPPETDAYRLLFGEGDFLPGLVADRYGRFLVVKAYSEGVRRAVLPAVVKALGRALRPRGIVLRNAEGLEPLYGEPPPPKLTVRERGLRFVADLHRGQKTGLFLDQRENRQKVRELAAGARVLNLFAYNGGFSVYALAGGAAFARSVDVSEGALADARENARLNGLAERHEAVRADVFEFLNAHEETYDLVVLDPPALAKKRAQLRSALRAYVRLGAGAMRRVRPGGLLAAASCTAQVSPTAFREALAEAARRAGVRTQIVHEAGHAPDHPLRPEFPEGRYLKFAVLRVLEPIG, encoded by the coding sequence ATGCACGCGCCCATCCTGCGCCTCGACCCCTCGCTGGAAACCGCGCTGGCCTCGGGTCACCCCTGGATCTACCGCAACCACCTTCCCCCCCACCGGCTCGAGACCGGCGACTGGGTCCGCCTGGTCGCGGGCCGGGCGGAGGCCGTGGGCGTCTACGACGCCGCGGGTCAGGTGGCCGTTCGCCTCTTCGCCCGCGAGCGCGTGCCCGCCGCCGCCGACCTGGCCGCGCGGGTGGAGGAGGCGCGGGCGCTGCGCCGCCGGTGGGTGCCGCCCGAAACCGACGCCTACCGGCTCCTCTTCGGCGAGGGCGACTTCCTGCCGGGGCTGGTGGCCGACCGCTACGGGCGCTTCCTGGTGGTCAAGGCCTACAGCGAAGGCGTGCGCCGGGCGGTGCTGCCCGCGGTGGTGAAGGCGCTGGGGCGGGCGCTGAGGCCCCGGGGCATCGTCCTGCGGAACGCCGAGGGGCTCGAGCCCCTCTACGGCGAACCGCCTCCGCCCAAGCTGACCGTGCGCGAGCGCGGCCTGCGCTTCGTCGCCGACCTGCACCGCGGCCAGAAGACCGGCCTCTTCCTCGACCAGCGCGAGAACCGCCAGAAGGTGCGCGAGCTCGCCGCCGGGGCACGGGTGCTCAACCTCTTCGCCTACAACGGCGGCTTCTCGGTCTACGCCCTCGCCGGGGGGGCGGCCTTCGCCCGCAGCGTGGACGTCAGCGAAGGCGCGCTCGCCGACGCCCGCGAGAACGCGCGGCTGAACGGACTGGCGGAGCGGCACGAGGCCGTGCGGGCCGACGTCTTCGAGTTCCTGAACGCCCACGAGGAGACCTACGACCTCGTCGTCCTCGACCCGCCGGCGCTGGCGAAGAAGCGCGCGCAGCTGCGCTCGGCGCTGCGGGCCTACGTCCGGCTGGGCGCGGGCGCGATGCGGCGGGTGCGCCCGGGCGGCCTGCTGGCCGCGGCCAGCTGCACCGCCCAGGTGAGCCCGACCGCCTTTCGCGAGGCGCTCGCCGAGGCGGCGCGGCGCGCCGGGGTGCGCACCCAGATCGTGCACGAGGCCGGCCACGCCCCCGACCACCCGCTCCGGCCCGAGTTCCCCGAGGGGCGCTACCTGAAGTTCGCCGTGCTGCGGGTGCTGGAGCCCATCGGGTAA
- a CDS encoding spermidine synthase, translated as MLELRQDLNASDQVRHSIEEVLAVGRTAWQHYLFFRSKVHGVCVALDGDLQSCEADEGLYHEALVHPAMLAHPAPKRVLIMGGGEGATLREVLRHPTVTEVVMVDLDEEFVGLCKRLIPDWAEGAWDDPRLELRHEDIVAYLDHTPGGFDVVVGDLIDASEASSPAAELYGPEFYRKLAAALAPGAVLATQAGPLTPAQVAGHRRVRGALGSVFGRVVSYGMNVPSFYSLWGFVLAGAADLIPGGYAEHRALFELRAHERGLELAHTGPEALAAAFALPARLQALLQGAA; from the coding sequence ATGCTCGAGCTCAGGCAAGACCTCAACGCCAGCGACCAGGTCCGGCATTCCATCGAAGAAGTGCTCGCCGTGGGGCGCACCGCATGGCAGCACTACTTGTTTTTCCGCAGCAAGGTGCACGGCGTCTGCGTCGCCCTCGACGGCGACCTGCAGTCGTGCGAGGCCGACGAGGGGCTGTACCACGAGGCCCTCGTGCACCCCGCGATGCTGGCCCACCCGGCCCCGAAGCGGGTCCTCATCATGGGCGGCGGCGAGGGGGCGACGCTGCGCGAGGTGCTGCGCCACCCCACCGTGACCGAGGTGGTGATGGTCGACCTGGACGAGGAGTTCGTCGGTCTCTGCAAGCGCCTGATCCCCGACTGGGCCGAAGGGGCCTGGGACGATCCGCGGCTCGAGCTGCGGCACGAGGACATCGTGGCCTACCTCGACCACACCCCGGGCGGCTTCGACGTGGTGGTGGGCGACCTCATCGACGCCAGCGAGGCTTCGTCCCCCGCCGCCGAACTGTACGGCCCCGAGTTCTACCGCAAACTCGCCGCGGCGCTCGCCCCGGGGGCGGTGCTCGCCACCCAGGCCGGCCCGCTCACCCCCGCCCAGGTCGCCGGTCACCGCCGGGTGCGGGGGGCGCTGGGCTCGGTCTTCGGCCGGGTGGTGAGCTACGGAATGAACGTTCCCAGCTTCTACAGCCTCTGGGGGTTCGTTCTCGCGGGGGCGGCGGACCTGATCCCCGGCGGTTACGCCGAGCACCGTGCGCTCTTCGAGCTGCGCGCGCACGAGCGCGGGCTCGAGCTCGCCCACACCGGGCCCGAGGCGCTCGCCGCCGCCTTCGCCCTGCCGGCCCGCCTGCAGGCGCTGTTGCAGGGGGCGGCGTGA
- a CDS encoding S-adenosylmethionine decarboxylase: protein MSKLKLSGFNNLRKLLSFSFYDFVVAQDEADRKSYAAYLNERYAAARIRGLLERIAEIIDAEVLSASEQDYEPYGASALLLLSDEAGSGAAPAWASSVRMHLDKSHIAAHTYPDFAHPEGILGFRVDIELSTCGEISPLRSLDEIFRFFDTDVVVIDYLVRGYTRAEDGSHVFMDHEVPSIAHFIDPAILDQFERVERALPPAHTWQLKLLRTAVDPAEYFAPGKPVDEARLAAVLDEMRTIFSRL, encoded by the coding sequence GTGAGCAAACTCAAACTCAGCGGCTTCAACAACCTTCGCAAGCTGCTCAGCTTCAGCTTCTACGACTTCGTGGTGGCCCAGGACGAGGCCGACCGCAAGAGCTACGCCGCCTACCTGAACGAGCGCTACGCGGCCGCGCGCATCCGCGGGCTGCTCGAGCGCATCGCCGAGATCATCGACGCCGAGGTGCTTTCCGCCAGCGAGCAGGACTACGAGCCCTACGGCGCCAGCGCCCTGCTGCTGCTCTCCGACGAGGCGGGCTCGGGGGCGGCGCCCGCCTGGGCGTCCTCGGTGCGCATGCACCTCGACAAGAGCCACATCGCCGCCCACACCTACCCCGACTTCGCCCACCCCGAAGGGATCCTGGGCTTCCGCGTGGACATCGAGCTCTCCACCTGCGGCGAGATCAGCCCGCTGCGTTCGCTCGACGAGATCTTCCGCTTCTTTGACACCGACGTGGTCGTCATCGACTACCTGGTGCGCGGCTACACCCGCGCCGAGGACGGCTCCCACGTCTTCATGGACCACGAGGTGCCCTCGATCGCCCACTTCATCGACCCCGCCATCCTGGACCAGTTCGAGCGCGTCGAGCGCGCCCTCCCCCCGGCCCACACCTGGCAGCTCAAACTGCTGCGCACCGCCGTCGACCCCGCCGAGTACTTCGCCCCCGGGAAGCCGGTCGACGAGGCCCGCCTGGCGGCCGTTCTCGACGAGATGCGCACGATATTTTCACGCTTGTGA
- a CDS encoding right-handed parallel beta-helix repeat-containing protein, which yields MPNKPWKMRSILAAAALLLLAACQPFGGGNGGGNGGGGDDGNGGGTNPPPYNPVVCEHTGSGQDYAVGPGQPYTSLHDVPWDALGPGDTVRIFYRDEPYREKIVIRTDGSEAEPLRVCGVPGPNGERPILDGDGAVNDPDDAGAYGSYAPMEGLAMVLIWNRDYDLKVHHVVIEGLHIRNAKNTFTYTRMDGSTDNYEDGAACIRIQAADDVVIRGNELENCGNGIFTMSQGYNEAHLTRNLLIEGNYLHGHGQAGSYLEHGVYIQAIGVVYQYNRFGPNDPGSDGVTLKERVAGSVIRYNWFDSGSARTLDLVEVEDAAPWYLVSEYLRELGCDSVDNCPGLDPDRLAKVQEAEAAYRKSYVYGNFFRHVGSTTKSGNLVHYGSDNDPALSHNGTLYFYGNTVLVLQDRDDAWRFRLFYLGNRDAPSRSLETVEMFNNIVYFTGESGEASYFCLDDNNQGTIHFGVNWLSDDWQMDGAASECYYAGAAGAPTVTGVENLLDVAGAPVPLDPATLEPVDTPLVRDQAQPLPEGLPPIDYQYRRHLQAEPRPDASDLGARDLP from the coding sequence ATGCCAAACAAACCTTGGAAGATGCGATCGATCCTGGCGGCCGCCGCGCTCCTGCTGCTTGCCGCCTGCCAACCCTTCGGCGGCGGCAACGGCGGCGGCAATGGCGGCGGCGGCGATGACGGCAACGGCGGCGGAACCAACCCTCCGCCCTACAACCCCGTCGTCTGCGAGCACACCGGCAGCGGCCAGGACTACGCCGTCGGCCCCGGCCAGCCCTACACCTCGCTCCACGACGTCCCCTGGGACGCCCTCGGCCCAGGCGACACCGTGCGCATCTTCTACCGCGACGAGCCCTACCGCGAGAAGATCGTGATCCGCACCGACGGCAGCGAGGCCGAACCCCTGCGCGTCTGCGGCGTGCCCGGCCCGAACGGCGAACGGCCGATCCTCGACGGCGACGGGGCGGTGAACGACCCCGACGACGCCGGCGCCTACGGCAGCTACGCCCCCATGGAAGGGCTGGCGATGGTCCTGATCTGGAACCGCGACTACGACCTCAAGGTCCACCACGTCGTCATCGAGGGCCTGCACATCCGCAACGCCAAGAACACCTTCACCTACACCCGCATGGACGGCTCTACGGACAACTACGAGGACGGCGCCGCCTGCATCCGCATCCAGGCCGCCGACGACGTGGTCATCCGCGGCAACGAACTGGAGAACTGCGGCAACGGCATCTTCACGATGTCGCAGGGCTACAACGAGGCCCACCTCACCCGCAACCTGCTCATCGAGGGGAACTACCTGCACGGCCATGGCCAGGCCGGCAGCTACCTCGAGCACGGCGTCTACATCCAGGCCATCGGCGTCGTCTACCAGTACAACCGCTTCGGCCCCAACGACCCCGGCTCGGACGGCGTCACCCTCAAGGAGCGCGTGGCCGGATCGGTGATCCGCTACAACTGGTTCGACTCCGGGAGCGCGCGCACCCTCGACCTGGTCGAGGTGGAGGACGCCGCGCCCTGGTATCTCGTCTCCGAGTACCTGCGGGAACTGGGCTGCGACAGCGTCGACAACTGCCCTGGCCTCGACCCCGACCGCCTCGCCAAGGTGCAGGAGGCCGAGGCCGCCTACCGCAAGAGCTACGTCTACGGCAACTTCTTCCGCCACGTCGGCAGCACGACCAAGTCCGGCAACCTCGTTCACTACGGCAGCGACAACGACCCCGCGCTTTCCCACAACGGCACCCTCTACTTCTACGGCAACACCGTGCTCGTCCTGCAGGACCGCGACGACGCCTGGCGCTTCCGCCTCTTCTACCTGGGCAACCGCGACGCCCCCTCGCGCTCGCTGGAGACGGTGGAGATGTTCAACAACATCGTCTACTTCACGGGCGAGAGCGGCGAGGCCTCGTACTTCTGCCTGGACGACAACAACCAGGGCACGATCCACTTCGGCGTGAACTGGCTCTCGGACGACTGGCAGATGGACGGGGCGGCTTCGGAGTGCTACTACGCCGGGGCGGCGGGCGCGCCCACGGTGACCGGAGTGGAGAACCTGCTCGACGTCGCCGGCGCTCCGGTTCCCCTCGACCCGGCGACCCTCGAGCCGGTGGACACCCCGCTGGTCCGCGACCAAGCCCAGCCCCTGCCCGAGGGCCTGCCCCCGATCGACTACCAGTACCGGCGCCACCTCCAGGCCGAGCCGCGGCCCGACGCGAGCGACCTGGGCGCGCGCGACCTGCCCTGA